The DNA window GCTCCGCTTCGACGATGACATCGTCCGCACCTCGTTTGCGAATGAGGACTCCATCGAACTCTCCAAGGGAGGATTGTAGCGCCCGATACTCGTTTTCATTCGGGGTGAGGTAGTCGACCGCATCGCACCCAAGGAGTTCTTCGATTCCATCTGCAGGCGCGGGGTCGAGGATAATAGTTGGTCGGTCCCGTTCGGCAGCCAACTCCGAAAGTAGTGCCACAACCGGATCAATCGGAATCTCATTTTGCAGGAGGAGACACTCGGCCGAGAGAATCGTGTCGTACTGCTCTCGGATGTAGGCACTATCGATTGCACTATTGGCCCCTGGCCGGACGATGATCCAGTTGTCGCCCTCCGGTCCGACGAACACGTAGGCCGTTCCAGTTGGTTCTGACGCAGTTCCAATCCGAGCAACACCGACTCCGGCTTCTGTGAGATGACTGCGGACCCCGAATTCCCGGCCATCGGGGCCTACCTTGCCGAGCATTTCCGTCTCTGCTCCGTCCTTCGCCGCAGCTACGGCCTGGTTCGCACCTTTCCCTCCTTGACGAAGACTATCGGGATCGGCTGAGAAATCCGTCGGGAGGTCATCGGTCTGGACAGTCTGCCCGCGGTCTGGAAACCAGCTATATCGGTCTCTGAGGTCGGTGATTTCGGCATCGGACACATGATGTATTTTGTCCACGTTGATGCTCCCGAGACTGACGACGTCTCCCATATCGAAAGCTCACTCAATCACAGTTGCTCTCATCGGATGAGTGTCACAGGAACCGACGCCCTCCGTGCGACGATCTCCGCGATGCTCCCGAATACGGATCGTTCTTCCTCCGGACGTCCGTGCGCTCCGAGAACGATGTGGTCGATCTCCTCCTCGTCGGCGTACTCCACGATGACCCGCTTTGGATCACCGATCTCGGACGTGGTGGAGATCTCGCGGTCGTGCTCATCAGCGAGTTCTCGAGCCTCATCGAAGAGTTGCTCTGAGACTTCTTCAGCCCGCTCGTACCACTCTTCGGATCCCATCAACGGTTCGTACGACGTCTTGAAGTCGGGATAGGCACCGTAGCCCGGCTCGAAGAGATCAACCACGTGAAGCACGGTGACCGATGCATCCGGGAATTCTTCGAGGGCATGACGAAGCGCTCTTCGCGACAGCGGCGAGCCATCGAGTGGGACGAGAATGTGTTCGGTCATATCTCCATCTCCTGTACGATGCTCCGTCCGAACGGTTTTGAATTAACCTGGATTCGGAGTCTCTCTGTAATCAACGCCATTGTCGATTTTTACTTGGAGCGAGCCAAAATAGGGGCCGTCGGTGATTCCAGTCGAGTGAGAATTCGCGAGTATATTCCTGGATTACTGATACATTCCCGGCACCGCCGGTTGCTGGTCCTGTTGTTGCTGATACTGCCGGAGTTGCTCCGCGATCTGTTGTTTCTGTTTCTGGATCTCCTCGGCCTGTTCGCGGAGTTCCTGCGTGTCGATATCGAATTCGACGAGCGATTCGAGAGCCTCTTCGATCACCGCCCGAGCAGCCGCTGGATCGGGAATGTATGGGTTCGAACGCACGATGAGCACCGCCGCTGGAATGTCGTCGTGGTAACAATCAGCCAGTAGCGCACCGGTCACGCCACCGACGACGCCAGAGCCATCGGCCAAGGTGATCCCTGCATCGGCGAGAGCGGTCTCCAGATCGTCCGTCGTGGCAACGCCGACGACCTCGCCGATTTCGTCTTCGGACTCCGCCGGAGCCCCTGCGAGGAAGATAGCCCGCTCGAACTCCTCAGATAGGTCGTGCAGGACACATCGGCTCAACGAGTCGACTGCAGTAGGTGGGATTGGGACGTCGCTTTGGAGAGTCATTACAGCTGGATCTTCCCCTGCGTAGACTCGTACTGCGTCACGAACTCGGCCTTCGTCGAACGCCGCGACTGGAGGAAAATCGTCAGAAACGATAGTTCCGTGCTGGTCCAGCTCGAGTTGCTTCGTGATTTGATCGACTGCAATCGCCGCAACTAATCCCAATCCAGGGAGGCCCTCGATGAGCGTCGGCGATTCGGTCCCTAGTTCTGTGGTCTTCTCGAAACTCGTCGATGAATCAGGAGTCATTACTCGACACCGAGTCTACTATCGAATAGTACGGCCTTATCAACACGTCTTATTTCCAATCCGTGAGAAGGGTGCTTGTCTGATTACGAAGGCCCATCAGAGGATTCAGCTGGCATACGAACCGTCAACACCGGCGCATCCGAGAGCCGGACGACTTTCTCGGTGACGCTGCCCAGAAGATATCGATCCAGACCCGTGCGGCCATGCGTCCCCATCACGACGAGATCGATGTCGTGTTCGTCGACGTAATCGAGAATGGCTTGGTGGGGTGCTCCCTGTGCCACTACACCTTCGATCGTGTTCACACCAGCTGCCTCTGCTTGCCGGATCACCTCCTCAATCGCGTTCTCACCAGCTTCTTCGATGGCATCGAGCGTTCCGGGGACCGAGGAATCGATGCCGACGTTCGTATCGACGACATAGATCGTATGGAGTGCGGCGTCGTAGGTCGTTGCGAGATCGATTGCGTGTTCGACGGCGCCTCGTGTCCCTTCACTTCCGTCCGTCGGGACCACTATCTGGTCGTACATATCGAATACTCGTTAGCGAAGGGACAAAGAGAACATGTCGATTACGAGACGCTGGGAAGTCCTCAGTTCCCGTTCTAGGGGAGATTCAGGCGCGGACCCGTGTTCCGGTCTCGCCGGCCAGTGCGTCCATCAGGTGCTCAGGAGAGGTAACCACGGCCCGGTCTCCGCCCTGTTCGATAAAGCGGAGACATGCCTCTATCTTCGGTTGCATACTGCCTTCACCGAACTCACCCGCGTCGAGATGCGCGCGCAACTCCTCGGGTGAAGGCCGACAGAGCGGTCGCTGATCGGGCCTATCGTAGTTCACGTACGCGAACTCGACGTCCGTCAGGATAATGAGGGTATCGGCGCCGAGTTCCGAGGCGAGCAGTTGCGAAGCCTTGTCCTTATTGACGACTGCTTCGATACCCCGGAGCCCGTCGTCACGAACGACGGGGACACCCCCACCGCCAGCGGTGATCACGAGGTTCCCTCGTTCCACGAGGTTCCCTCGTTCCACGAGGCGAGTGAGTTCCTTTCCTTCGACGAGTTCGACGGGCTCGGGAGATGGAACGACACGACGGCACGGGCGGTCACCGGTCGCTACGCGCCGCGTCTCGAATGAGTTCTCCGCTGCTTCCGCTTCCGTGTAGAACGGTCCGATGGGTTTCGTCGGGTTCTGGAACGCAGGATCGTCGGGGTCGACGATCACTTGTGTTACGACGGTGATAAAGTCGGGCGAGCCAGCGAGTTCGTTGTCGAGGGCCTGTTGGAGCAAATAGCCGATCTGAGCCTGGGTTTCGGCCACCAAGACGTCGAGCGGTAACTCCGCGTCTCGCTGACGCGCTCCTGCTGTAAGAGGAGGTTGCCGACCTGCGGTCCGTTCCCATGGGTCAACACCACGTCGTAGCCGGCCTGGATCGCATCCGCGATCTGTCGGGCTGTTAGCGCTATCACGTCGAGCTGT is part of the Salinigranum marinum genome and encodes:
- a CDS encoding ribokinase, whose product is MGDVVSLGSINVDKIHHVSDAEITDLRDRYSWFPDRGQTVQTDDLPTDFSADPDSLRQGGKGANQAVAAAKDGAETEMLGKVGPDGREFGVRSHLTEAGVGVARIGTASEPTGTAYVFVGPEGDNWIIVRPGANSAIDSAYIREQYDTILSAECLLLQNEIPIDPVVALLSELAAERDRPTIILDPAPADGIEELLGCDAVDYLTPNENEYRALQSSLGEFDGVLIRKRGADDVIVEAERRFTVTPPTVKAVDTTGAGDVLNGFLAAQLAAGASLQKAIEIGTIAGSLSTREKGARRGIPTLEDVRTYRTSEDVTG
- a CDS encoding universal stress protein; the encoded protein is MTEHILVPLDGSPLSRRALRHALEEFPDASVTVLHVVDLFEPGYGAYPDFKTSYEPLMGSEEWYERAEEVSEQLFDEARELADEHDREISTTSEIGDPKRVIVEYADEEEIDHIVLGAHGRPEEERSVFGSIAEIVARRASVPVTLIR
- a CDS encoding proteasome assembly chaperone family protein; translated protein: MTPDSSTSFEKTTELGTESPTLIEGLPGLGLVAAIAVDQITKQLELDQHGTIVSDDFPPVAAFDEGRVRDAVRVYAGEDPAVMTLQSDVPIPPTAVDSLSRCVLHDLSEEFERAIFLAGAPAESEDEIGEVVGVATTDDLETALADAGITLADGSGVVGGVTGALLADCYHDDIPAAVLIVRSNPYIPDPAAARAVIEEALESLVEFDIDTQELREQAEEIQKQKQQIAEQLRQYQQQQDQQPAVPGMYQ
- a CDS encoding universal stress protein, translating into MYDQIVVPTDGSEGTRGAVEHAIDLATTYDAALHTIYVVDTNVGIDSSVPGTLDAIEEAGENAIEEVIRQAEAAGVNTIEGVVAQGAPHQAILDYVDEHDIDLVVMGTHGRTGLDRYLLGSVTEKVVRLSDAPVLTVRMPAESSDGPS